A stretch of the Psychroserpens sp. Hel_I_66 genome encodes the following:
- a CDS encoding beta-ketoacyl-[acyl-carrier-protein] synthase family protein has product MKNRVVITGLGVVAPNGVGLDAFSKAIKKGESGITFHQQLADLNFSCCIGGIPQISEEKKLEYLTPLQLRGFNSSGILYGCMAGIDAWKDAGFLVDDTSDLDFDSGTIFGTGTSGVEKFREAIYKLDEGEVKRLGSTVVVQTMASGISAFLGGILGLGNQVTTNSSACTTGTEAILMGYERIKNNQAKRMLVGSCSDDGPYIWGGFDAMRVMTYKYNEIPEKGSRPMSESASGFVPGAGAGALVLESLESALQRNATIYAEVLGGNINSGGQRNGGTMTAPNAEAVQRCIKDAIKNANISAEDIDTINGHLTATSKDSLEVENWTKALNRKGDDFPYINSLKSMVGHCLAAAGSIESVATVLQLNEQFVFPNINCEDVHPEISALISEEKIITKSLKTELNIAAKASFGFGDVNGCVIFKRYKE; this is encoded by the coding sequence ATGAAAAACAGAGTAGTAATAACAGGGTTAGGAGTTGTAGCACCAAACGGTGTAGGACTTGATGCGTTTTCAAAAGCGATTAAAAAAGGAGAATCTGGAATCACATTCCATCAGCAATTGGCAGATCTTAATTTTTCCTGCTGCATTGGTGGAATTCCACAAATTTCCGAAGAAAAAAAACTCGAATATTTAACACCTTTACAATTGCGTGGTTTTAATAGTTCTGGGATTTTATATGGCTGCATGGCTGGAATTGATGCCTGGAAAGACGCTGGATTTTTAGTAGACGACACTAGTGATTTAGATTTTGATAGCGGAACTATTTTCGGAACAGGAACCTCTGGAGTAGAAAAATTTAGAGAAGCCATTTATAAACTCGACGAGGGCGAAGTCAAACGACTTGGCAGCACAGTTGTCGTACAAACCATGGCTAGTGGGATCAGTGCGTTTCTTGGCGGTATCCTTGGGTTGGGCAATCAAGTGACTACAAATTCTTCGGCATGTACCACAGGGACTGAAGCCATTTTAATGGGTTATGAACGCATCAAAAATAATCAGGCAAAACGAATGCTCGTTGGCAGCTGTAGTGACGATGGACCTTATATTTGGGGAGGTTTTGATGCGATGCGAGTGATGACTTACAAGTATAATGAAATTCCAGAAAAAGGCTCAAGACCAATGAGTGAAAGTGCTTCTGGTTTTGTGCCTGGAGCTGGAGCTGGAGCTTTGGTTTTGGAATCCTTGGAAAGTGCATTACAAAGAAATGCAACAATTTACGCTGAGGTTTTAGGCGGAAACATCAACTCTGGAGGTCAAAGAAATGGCGGAACAATGACAGCTCCAAATGCAGAAGCTGTGCAACGCTGTATCAAGGACGCGATTAAAAATGCAAATATTTCTGCGGAAGACATTGATACCATAAATGGACATTTAACCGCAACATCAAAAGATAGTCTGGAAGTTGAGAATTGGACAAAAGCCTTAAACAGAAAAGGCGACGATTTCCCGTATATCAACTCCTTAAAATCTATGGTTGGTCATTGTTTGGCAGCTGCAGGAAGTATAGAGTCTGTAGCAACGGTTTTACAATTAAATGAACAATTTGTCTTCCCAAATATCAATTGTGAGGATGTGCATCCTGAGATTTCTGCGCTGATTTCCGAAGAAAAAATAATTACAAAATCATTAAAAACTGAACTAAATATTGCTGCAAAAGCGAGTTTTGGTTTTGGTGATGTTAACGGTTGTGTTATCTTTAAAAGGTATAAAGAATAA
- a CDS encoding 3-hydroxyacyl-ACP dehydratase FabZ family protein, whose protein sequence is MTSKDIINVLPYQEPFLFVDDITTMSSEGITGHYTFKKEAYFYKGHFKNNPITPGVILTECMAQIGLVCFGIFLLKDELSENNQPQIALTSSQVDFFLPVFPGEKVTVVSEKEVFRFNKLKCNVKLLNSKAELVCRGKISGMLAS, encoded by the coding sequence ATGACTAGTAAAGACATCATAAATGTATTACCATATCAAGAACCTTTTCTGTTCGTTGACGACATAACAACAATGTCTTCGGAAGGAATAACAGGCCATTACACCTTCAAAAAAGAAGCCTATTTTTACAAAGGACACTTTAAAAACAACCCAATAACACCTGGTGTTATATTAACCGAATGTATGGCGCAAATTGGACTTGTATGTTTTGGAATTTTTCTTCTGAAAGATGAGCTTTCAGAAAACAATCAACCACAAATTGCATTAACATCTAGCCAAGTGGATTTCTTTTTACCAGTTTTTCCAGGAGAGAAAGTGACCGTAGTTTCAGAAAAAGAAGTGTTTCGTTTTAATAAGTTGAAATGTAATGTCAAGTTGTTAAATTCAAAAGCAGAACTTGTATGTCGTGGGAAAATTTCAGGAATGCTAGCATCATGA
- a CDS encoding SDR family oxidoreductase has protein sequence MTTDFQHKNYWALILGGSSGLGLATAKKLAKHGMNICIIHRNSRAQEDDINSEFDSIKAEGIKFVSYNVDAFKSEKRDEIISELKELFTSEDKIRTLVHSVAKGNLKPMISEEKPTLKNDDFNLTINAMAISLYDWTQAIFESELFAKDARIISFTSEGNTKAWQNYAAVSAAKVTLEAITRNIALEFAPFGIRANCIQAGVTDTASLRMIPGSDQIKAHSLKRNPFKKLTQPEDVANAVYLLSKDEASWINGCVIPVDGGEHIS, from the coding sequence ATGACAACAGATTTTCAACATAAAAACTATTGGGCGCTAATCCTTGGAGGCTCATCTGGATTAGGTTTAGCGACAGCAAAAAAACTAGCCAAACACGGTATGAATATTTGCATCATTCATAGAAACTCAAGAGCGCAAGAAGATGACATCAATTCAGAATTTGATAGTATAAAAGCAGAAGGCATCAAGTTTGTATCCTATAATGTCGATGCGTTCAAATCTGAAAAACGTGATGAGATCATTTCAGAATTAAAAGAACTATTTACTTCGGAAGATAAAATAAGAACACTGGTTCACAGTGTCGCCAAAGGGAATTTAAAACCGATGATTTCCGAAGAAAAACCAACCTTAAAAAACGACGATTTTAATCTCACCATAAATGCCATGGCGATTAGTTTATACGATTGGACACAAGCTATTTTTGAATCCGAATTGTTTGCAAAAGACGCCAGAATTATCAGTTTTACCAGCGAAGGCAATACCAAAGCTTGGCAAAATTACGCAGCAGTTTCTGCAGCAAAAGTCACTTTAGAAGCCATTACCAGAAACATTGCTTTAGAGTTTGCGCCTTTTGGTATTAGAGCAAATTGCATCCAAGCAGGTGTAACAGATACTGCATCCTTACGAATGATTCCTGGTAGTGATCAAATAAAAGCACATAGCCTAAAACGCAATCCGTTTAAAAAATTAACGCAGCCCGAAGATGTCGCAAACGCGGTTTATTTATTATCAAAAGATGAAGCGAGTTGGATCAACGGTTGCGTGATTCCTGTAGATGGTGGTGAGCATATTAGTTAA
- a CDS encoding type III polyketide synthase has translation MSVKITAVAKQLPKYTRETKDIIPFLNIWLDGQEDRFKRKVIKLFENAGVDRRYSIMDAEEVFTNTSFEEKNNIYAREVIKLAEQSLVKALDKAKLKPTDIDYIITVSCTGIMIPSVDAYLINNLNMKQDIVRLPVTEMGCAAGVSGIIYAKNFLKANPNKRAAVIAVESPTATFQLDDYSMVNIVSAAIFGDGASSVILSSYENEEGPKIIDEAMYHFYDAETMMGFKLVNTGLQMILDKAVPETISEHFPKIVHPFLERNGIKIEDVDHLIFHPGGKKIVQTVEELFGTLGKNIDDTKEVLKLYGNMSSATVLYVLERFMDKNLPKGDRGLMLSFGPGFSAQRILLEW, from the coding sequence ATGAGCGTAAAAATAACAGCAGTAGCAAAACAACTCCCAAAATATACCAGAGAAACAAAGGATATTATCCCGTTTTTGAATATTTGGTTAGATGGTCAAGAAGACCGTTTCAAGCGAAAGGTCATCAAGCTTTTTGAAAACGCAGGTGTCGATAGACGTTATTCCATTATGGATGCTGAAGAAGTATTTACCAACACCTCTTTTGAAGAAAAGAATAATATTTATGCACGTGAAGTCATTAAATTGGCTGAGCAATCGTTGGTAAAAGCATTGGACAAAGCAAAGCTAAAACCAACCGATATTGATTACATTATCACTGTAAGTTGCACAGGTATTATGATTCCATCAGTTGATGCATATTTGATTAACAACTTGAATATGAAACAGGATATCGTGAGACTTCCCGTGACCGAAATGGGTTGTGCTGCAGGCGTTTCGGGAATTATATATGCTAAGAATTTTCTAAAAGCAAACCCAAATAAACGTGCAGCAGTGATTGCTGTAGAATCACCAACCGCAACATTTCAGCTTGATGATTATTCAATGGTGAACATTGTGAGTGCTGCTATTTTTGGTGATGGTGCTTCCAGTGTCATTTTATCGTCCTATGAAAATGAAGAAGGTCCGAAAATTATCGATGAGGCCATGTATCATTTTTATGATGCAGAAACAATGATGGGTTTTAAATTGGTAAATACAGGATTGCAAATGATATTGGATAAGGCTGTACCAGAAACGATTTCAGAGCATTTTCCAAAGATCGTACATCCTTTTTTAGAACGAAACGGAATTAAAATAGAAGATGTCGACCATTTAATTTTTCATCCTGGCGGGAAAAAAATAGTACAAACCGTTGAAGAATTATTTGGCACATTGGGAAAAAACATAGACGACACGAAAGAGGTTTTAAAACTCTACGGAAACATGAGCAGCGCAACGGTGCTTTATGTTTTAGAACGTTTTATGGATAAGAATTTACCCAAAGGAGATCGCGGATTAATGCTCAGTTTTGGTCCAGGGTTTTCAGCACAACGCATATTATTAGAATGGTGA
- a CDS encoding methyltransferase domain-containing protein, producing the protein MSLLVSTKYRSEEEEIMDDLDYNGPILHDALDKLAKINQWLGGNQVTINGLKKALKNCDKSKPITIIDLGCGGGDILREVSRFGKQNGYHFNLIGIDANAHTVNYAASLSTDYDNIEFKAIDIFSSEFEQLNYDLVLTTLFLHHFKEEELVTFLRPVLEKAKLGIVVNDLHRHKLAYYLFKLLCTTIKNKTIVEDGLTSVLRGFKKEELVEISNQINANYQLRWKWAFRFQWILEQK; encoded by the coding sequence ATGAGTTTATTAGTGAGTACAAAATATAGAAGCGAGGAAGAGGAAATCATGGATGATCTGGATTATAACGGTCCAATCCTTCATGACGCTTTAGATAAACTGGCAAAAATCAATCAGTGGTTAGGAGGCAACCAAGTCACCATAAACGGACTTAAAAAAGCGCTCAAAAACTGTGATAAAAGCAAACCAATAACCATCATAGATTTAGGTTGTGGTGGTGGAGATATCTTGCGGGAAGTGTCGCGATTTGGGAAACAAAACGGTTATCATTTTAATTTAATTGGTATTGATGCAAACGCGCACACCGTAAATTATGCAGCCTCACTATCGACAGATTATGACAATATTGAATTTAAGGCGATCGATATTTTCTCTTCGGAATTTGAACAGCTAAATTACGATTTGGTGTTAACCACGTTATTTCTGCACCATTTTAAAGAGGAAGAATTAGTAACGTTTTTACGACCAGTCTTAGAAAAAGCAAAATTGGGAATCGTCGTTAATGATTTACACAGGCACAAACTAGCCTATTATTTATTTAAGCTATTGTGCACAACCATAAAAAATAAAACCATAGTTGAAGACGGATTAACATCTGTTTTGAGAGGTTTTAAAAAAGAGGAATTAGTAGAGATATCAAACCAAATTAATGCAAATTATCAATTGCGTTGGAAATGGGCTTTCCGTTTTCAATGGATTTTGGAGCAAAAATAA
- a CDS encoding NAD(P)/FAD-dependent oxidoreductase, which produces MNTNQIHFDVIVIGGGLAGLSCAIHLSKNNLSILVIEKNEYPKHKVCGEYISNEVLPYLDFLEINVFKLGAKKIDKFQLSTTNGQLISADLPLGGFGISRFCLDHEMAKKAIYNGAKLLQDAVEDVQFYEDQFSVETKNNNTFTSKIVIGAFGKRSNLDVRLDRQFIKTKSPYLAVKTHVKGNFPNDVVALHNFEGGYCGVSKVENDNINLCYITNFKSFKNHKDIEEFQEKVVYKNPHLKAVFKNTTSFFEQPLTISQISFEDKKPIENHIIMCGDTAALIHPLCGNGMSMAIRSAQIASHLILRYFSSEIPNRKILEKQYLREWNKAFKSRLKTGHLVANLFSQHRISEVIMKGLKFFPGVLPHIIKRTHGKLMEAK; this is translated from the coding sequence TTGAATACAAACCAAATACATTTTGATGTTATTGTTATAGGTGGTGGATTGGCAGGATTGTCTTGCGCAATTCATTTATCTAAAAACAACTTGAGTATTTTGGTTATTGAAAAAAACGAGTATCCAAAACATAAGGTTTGTGGTGAATATATTTCAAATGAAGTCTTGCCATATTTAGATTTTTTAGAGATTAACGTCTTTAAATTAGGAGCGAAAAAGATTGATAAGTTTCAACTATCAACCACCAATGGTCAATTAATTTCAGCAGATTTACCTTTGGGAGGGTTCGGTATAAGCAGGTTTTGTTTGGATCATGAAATGGCAAAAAAAGCGATTTACAATGGTGCTAAACTGCTTCAGGACGCGGTTGAGGATGTTCAGTTTTATGAGGATCAATTTTCCGTAGAAACCAAAAACAATAATACATTTACGTCAAAAATAGTAATTGGAGCTTTTGGGAAACGCTCAAATTTGGATGTGAGGCTTGATAGGCAATTCATCAAAACCAAATCTCCTTATTTAGCGGTCAAAACCCACGTAAAAGGCAACTTCCCTAATGATGTTGTTGCGCTCCATAATTTTGAAGGTGGCTATTGTGGAGTTTCAAAAGTAGAGAATGACAATATCAATTTGTGCTACATCACCAATTTTAAATCGTTTAAAAACCATAAGGATATTGAAGAGTTTCAAGAGAAAGTCGTGTATAAGAACCCGCATTTAAAGGCTGTTTTTAAAAACACCACTTCTTTTTTTGAACAGCCATTAACCATAAGTCAAATCTCGTTTGAAGACAAAAAACCTATTGAAAACCATATCATTATGTGTGGCGACACAGCTGCGTTGATTCATCCCTTATGTGGCAATGGCATGAGTATGGCGATTAGAAGTGCACAAATAGCGTCCCATTTGATTTTGCGGTACTTTTCTTCGGAAATTCCTAACAGAAAAATTCTCGAAAAGCAGTATCTTAGAGAATGGAACAAAGCCTTTAAATCCCGACTAAAAACAGGACATTTGGTGGCTAACTTGTTTAGTCAACATAGAATTTCCGAAGTGATTATGAAAGGTCTCAAGTTCTTTCCAGGTGTTTTGCCTCATATTATTAAACGAACACACGGTAAATTAATGGAAGCAAAATGA